The nucleotide window atgcaaaactaattgtgagggaacgttaaacatattgcaagggaacgcaaactattgctagggaacgtTAAacatattgcgagagaacgcaaaacaattgcgagagaatgcaaaactaattgcgagggaacgttaaacatattgcaagggaacgcaaactattgcaagagaatgcaaaacaaatgcgagagaatgcaaaaatatttcagaaaaaaattcccgccctgtcctcagcgcatctgtgctatgtgtgattagaattcatgtttctttttatgtttttgatcaacaactgactattatgaacagaaagggtattcaaattgcaattattaaaatcgaaatacatttttgtggtaatcaacattatgcttcaactgctgtcgattgaacttgtatttatcctggaatattcttttaagcacCACTGCTTTGACTGGTAACAAGCTGGTTTAATGGGACTCACCATTAGATGGAGTGGAACTTCTAGCATTTTTTAGGCTGTTTTCTCTATTCAAATACTCTTCCAACATGTTCAAGCCATCCGCAGTGAACAAGTCGATGAAGCAGTTTAGAAAGTCCCAGTATTCTGCCCACGGGATGCCCATCTCATGAGCCAACTCTCTGCCAACACAAGAGTCAAAGGAAAAAGATTATTTGAGGaatattatttgcattaataAGACACTTACAGTGTCAGCTCACCTGCCCACTCTCTCTGCGCCCTGATCCGAATCCGATTTCAAAATATCATGGAAATATTTGGCCCGGTCTCGTGGCGGTGTTTTCCACAATCTGTGAAACTCCTCAGCCTGAATGAGAAAGTTGCATTGTATTTCTGAAGGAACAATTCATACTAATTACATATTAGATACAAAGATGTGAAGATGTGAAGTACTTTTGATGAATTTAAAGGGCCAGCAAACGCCTTGATCGTCATCACTGGGTTTTTGGGACTGTCCACAATCACAGGTGTGTGTAACTGGTCACATGACTCTAATGATCCAGGACACCAGGGGGCGCCGATCACTGGATGAAGCGTGTTGTCAGCGGCCCTCAATAACGGCACATAAAATCTGTCTGTGACAAAGCACACAATACACACGTGATGCTGCATACTAGTTTAATACACTAGTGTAGTGAAACGATCGAGTCATGATGGTAATTTACCCTCCAAATATTCCATGATCTTCTGCTTCacttctttatttttgtttttccgctcacAGATCACCTGACAAATAAATATGAGCAGTAAGTTCCTCTGAACGGATACAAATCTTAAAGAAAaacacacccaaaaatgaaaatcattgcTTATTCACAATTTGTGTATCATTAGATTCATATTCAGTAGTCATGTTCAATTAAGATTCCAATATCGGAAAAAcaacattattaatttaatttaaaaataggaAATGAGAAAAATGGCCCTGGACTCATGTCCGTGACCATTTTTCTcctttcctatttttaacttgagcacaaaaagtcaatatttgttttttaaaatatcattttttattCCAATATTTGATTATTAACAGAATATGAAAATAACAAATGATACGTGGAataattcaccctcatgtcattccaaacctgtatgacttactttattTCATTGAACAGAATAAAAACGAATGGAAATTAAATATTAGACAGAAtcacagtctcagtcaccattcactttcattgtatggaaaaaagatggtgACCGAGACCcgtgtgtgactgctgtgtgcatttttcatttccctttttgaactgtaactagtagcacctaataaacaagcaaaaaaaaaacaaatagttttcctaaaaattgatgtccacatacgtggacactgtggacatcatgtttatcagcgcgctgactcgcgaaaaatttacagattttttaaagtggcatatcaaatgaaactagagactctcctctttatacccaaacaggttttaatgaaaaaaacttttttttcacagTCATTTTTTTTGGCGCTGCGtccgtaggagcgcttcaagATAATCAACATCaagttgttgtgtcacgtgactcaagcggcagaagtttaactcttaaatgacagtctagagtcttgtgaacagtattcagtcggtttttactcatttaaattatgcattgcgtatagcaaagccaaaatacaacgtccacacatgtggacgcggggtcacacgaggttaaggAAAGAAAGTTAatgggctttcacatgactcatgTCACTATTAccaaataatttcaactttgaccCCATTACCGCTGACCTTTCGAAGCGTCAGCCAATGATTATCAGGCAATTTCCATATACAGTACGCAAAGTCTGTCTTTGCAGTGACAGGTCCaaagtgattttcacacacatttttacCTCAATAATCATGTCTTTTAGAGTACAAAGCAacagtaaataattttaaaaggttGAAAGTTATGAAAAGatattaaatgtttaatcattcataattttttaCCTTAATGTTTCAAAGCATCCGTAGTTATCGAACTAATTTAAACTTACCAAGAACTTCCAGAGAACTTAACGTAAACATAGACTTTTAtctccaaatacatgttttcaatgttgaCTGAGCGGCAGTGTGGAAGCCACTTCAGTCATGtgggttcagaacaacatgagggtgtgtaaataatggtAGAACTGTTGCTTTAAGATGTCAACAGTTACTTACGCTTGCAGGTTTCTGGCCGTATTTATTCTTGCAGTTCTTATCGACGTATGGATGTGAACACAGAACATTCACCACGTCTGGACAACCAAACATACAGGCAAAGTGCAGCGGCGTCTCATTACTCTGTGAGGAACATCATCATGGTGAAGATGTACAGTGTGGAGATCACTCATGAGATGTTCAGATATTCATACTCACTGCTTTGTCAGGTGTGTTAAGATACAGATCAAGTACATATCTGATTCGTTGCCACAGCATGACCTCCTGATCTTTAGGGTACATCAGACGCATGAACTCTGGGTTCTCCAGCGTCTCTAAGATCAGACGAGTGATTCCTGGCTGGTTCTCTTTTGCTGCGACATGCAAGACATTATATCTGCATCCCTCCTGGACAAGCAACGTCATAAATTACAGTATggattatagttattattatagtaataaaCTTGCAGCGCCTGtaaaacgactttccttttcagctgacgtcATCAAGCCCtcttaagctctgaaggtgtttttaaagatttcctgtttcagtggcataccccaaattaaagtcttataactcgacaaaaaagaaacaaatatatatttttttaaatcagtgagggtcaagtgtttggtaacATTGTAAAGAACACTTTTCAAATTtcttaatgatatagattatgatacattctgagactctcaccCTAAGaagctgctgaaaaatcacaccaaaaacatacttttttccttatttttcttatttgacattatatatctctgggtgtaaataagatggCTCCAAAAAcctgcatttgttttgttcccaatcatgtcaactgtatctgagaaacattttgtgttgctacaacaaagcaatcaaaagttctaacattacaaataataatttatcatagtgtccaaaaacatctccaaacaaataaaacataataattgtacataagaactaattacacatgcaaacacaacaatgactaaaggtttgcatagcatgcagacatgattttagtaatgagatttcacagaatgagtttcattctgtgtcatttgagtcatcattgagtctgtgtcatgtatttggcaccatctcctggtggtcatatgtaacattgtgcttcatgtggattatctaatgatctatacatctgattaccttgcGTGTgcactcgtttgaaagataatcacctcatcTAAGTATCTTCCTCTTCCGTTAAAGTTTTAAGCGAAAACACGGCatacaagcaacaccaacataattgttaaagacatatacttagctattactcactatatttttgtctgtgagtaaaacaaatagtctggttgtattctactcttttagagctttccaacaacatatgacacatggactatttgatgagtttgatgttttatactaattacaataatttgtacagtgcaattttttatataaattatcaaaacggccATCCAAGCTTTAACCACCCATGTTTAACCAatccatgttgactttaaatgcaaAGATGTGTATCATagtataaaaaaatgaatatgtaGACATATGCAAAAGTACACCTGCACAATAGTTGGATTGTCACCAGATCCAATGAGATATCTTGGATTTCCCCAGACGAGCTCTTTAAATGTCTCCTCGTCTCCTTTCTCGACAGCTTTGCGGAGTTTTGCCGTGAGGTCTTGTGTGCGAGGACTTCTGAATTCGTTGGCCTTCTCCACATTCACAGCATCTAAACTCACCAAACACTCTGCAGAGatcatttcaaaacaaacaatgaactcTCACCTCAATGGTTTGTTAGATGAGCTACAGGAAATatatcacatttgtaaataatcATGCTCACCGTTGACTGATGCAGCATTTGGTTTCTCTGGTGAAGATCCGCCTTCACATAAACCTTTAGCAAAGTTCTCAGCGTCTACTTTGCTTACGAAAGCTTTGAAACGAGCGCCTTTCATCTTCATCAAGGCCTTCAGTGCTTTAGTCTTATTAACAAACACGTGCACTGTACCTGGAATAGTCACACATTATACAGTAAACCTGTGCTATGATGAAATGACTAGATCATGGTATTCATTTCTGAACAATGAATTCTATGATCTAGTCGCTCATGATTATTGCATAAGAACACATGTACACATGCACAAATGCCTCcaataaaaccctgaaatgaAAGACTGATATTTCATGCTGGTTTGTGGGCAAGTTTAACACAAACGCTCACAAAGAACAATATTGTTAAAGTAGAGCAAAACTAGATCAAACTAGAAAATTCATATTCACTAGAGAACTTTTAAGATATCAAGATAttatctctgcttttgacatcaaaccgtgaGGAGATATGCGTTCAACACGTGTGCACATTGTATTacatgtacatttatgcatttggcagatgcttttatccaaagtgacttacagtgcccttattacagggacaatccccctggagcaacctggaattaagtgtcttgctcaaggacacaatggtggtggctgtggggatcgaaccagcaaccttctgattaccagttatgtgctttagtccactacgccaccaccagatCGGTTTATTCTAATggcgtttatgaccttacaccgataatgtcttttattgcgtttacatgaccacacacgttgtcggcttattaagcataactggtgtaagaatgtgcatgtaaacgcactcactgACAgcttgtggggatttgctgtatctaaatctttcatcgacaatattcatccatattttattctcactttaatgcatattttgattaaataatcaaGTTTTCTAAActgaagtgagggcatgcaaaaaaataaaataaaatatgcgactatatggaaacgtgacccatcagcacacacattatgtctacaacttcatatcttgtgaataataataaaccttattcctcaaaACTTGATCTGGTTAATATATCGACTATAAaatgcttaatttggtaaatacttcaaTTTAGAGAATTATAATGAAGCAAAGGcaccatcatttcaaaataagagccccttgtgtgtttcgggcttgtttatactgtATAAGGCGCTATGATTTCAATGTTGGAAACACGAGTGGAATTGCGGATCCAGTCAGAAAAACGGAATTATAACGGAATCTATAAAACGCAGAAAgtcatggaatttgacatatttgggatgaaattaatgtataaatgcacaataaatcaaattaaatcatgaTATGTCCTTGTGTGATGATTAAGCCACTATatcaatttaacattattattattattattattattaactaaataGATTTAGGGACTtttacctgtttgtaggctatactgattttattttcatttcttttaatgtttcaatttgtatttattattcactgcaaaatgtgtgcttgacaaattcagcttcatctgctaaaaatagaataaaataatatttcttaagataataattgtataataatcactattattaggctattattatgaaaaggcctATACAAGGAATATTtcattaatagaaactataaatgtaagattaacacttaaaaatgggcgtttcatttagttttgacacacttccggtttaagcccctcCCACGCctggttctatctgaatacagagacagatacagatcattttgtcatatgaacagatacagataatggcttcgctgcacacccccaataataataataatattataaaaaactaaaaactctTGGATTGCGTGAGGATCAGTAAAGAtgctcttcatttaataaaaaataatgcaatatgttgaaaagtaattggtctttttttttcatttgattaaaattctatgaATTAATCTGATTAAAGAGTTTTTAAAcgaaatgtaattaaactttaaaatctGGAATTAAGGGAatttttaggagcttgacagtccttgatcaagagaaaaatcacaattttaaaattaccCGATATTCCCAGGTTGTCACGTTAACCCTGGAAAATGCAGATTAAACATTCCTATGAGACACGTACCATCTTTAAGGGAGGGGTCGTCTGGCTGAGGACAAACTCCGTAATAAACTGAGGGATTTGCGGAGGAAGTATCTGGACTCTCTGTGGTTTCGATGTCATGATTAATTTCTTCTCTGTTCTGTTCATTGATTGGCTGATGAAGCTCTTGGCATGAACTCTCTGAGCTCCCAGAATGCATCTGTGGTGCATCACTACCATCTGTGTGATTCTCCAGCAGAACTCGAGCCAGTTTCTTCTCAAAGATGCTCCTGGTGGTGGCTGTTATTGGGCCACATTTGAGTCCAGCACCTGTGATCTCATCCCTCAACTGATCTGGAGTCAGTGAGTGCAGCCTCGTCAAAACCGACTCCATTATATCAAAACCTGTGAGGAGatagactggggctagttgtcacatgggctaTATCTCTATATCATGCATAGTATGTTAGTTTAAAAAATCTAGTGTCTTAAATTAGAATCAATTTTGTGAAGTCTGACCACCAAACAAAAATTCCAATATCATCGtatttttgtaatagttgttgggtaaacaagtgaacacaatgaaACCACTTCAAACTAACTATATAAGGATGGTTTATTTAACCggaagtgttaaaggaatagttcacccaaaaattaaaattctctcatcatttactcaccctcatgccatcccagttatgtatgactttctttcttctgcagaacacaaatgaagatttttataagaatatttcagctctgtaggtccatacaatgcaagtgaatggataccagaactttgaagctccaaaaagcacataaaggcagcataaaagtaatccatatgactctagtggttaaatctatatattctgaagtgatgcaatcactttggtgagaaacagatcaatatttaaatccttttttactctaaatctccactttcactttcacattattctttgtttttggcaatttgcattcttcttgcTTAtagccaccttctgggcaggaggagaatttatagtaaaaaatgaattaaatattgacctgtttctcacccacacttatcatatcacttctgaaaacatggattaaaccactggagtcttatggattacttttatgctgcctttatgtgctttttggagcttcaaagttctggtctccattcacttgcattgtatggacctacagagctgaaatattcttctaaaaatcttaatttgagttctgcagaagaagaaattcatacacatctgggatgacataagtaacacacacacacacacacacgcacacacacacacactcactctctctcacacacacacacacacacacacacacacactctctctcacacacacagacacacacacacacacacacacatctctctctcacacacagacacacacacacacacacacagatacatacacactcgctcacacacaaacacatacacacactctctctctctctctctctcacacacacacacacacacacacaacacacacacacacacacacacactctctccctctctctctctctcacaaacaaacaaacacatacacacacacacacacacactctctctctctctctcacacacactcacacacacaaaatgtaaattatgagagaattttcatttttgggtgaactatccctttaagtgatctcaggacacttaaagggatagttttcataaaaatcagGTTGGGGAAAGTTGTCACATTTAAACTGGGTTAAGTTGAAACATATTTAATATGTTGTACATTTATAGGCCTACAATTTATTATCTGTTGTGCAAAACTATCTTTTTATATTGTTGTATgtttctttgtacatttttactgtttcatgaaatgttttgttttcataattgttCAACTGTTGTTAAAATtctgcactcagtaatgtttttaatttgtcatcttggacttacactgacatctagcggcgtggatgctgcatcattcaaacacaatagtttcacagtcagctatgattactttaatccatgagtgaaagtgtccaataacagggcggataatgagattaagtgagtagtattcagctggtcatgtgattctgaccctctccatgtagaataaaacagattttatgaggttactgatacgactggagtcttcatctcatgtgagtgctcatgattttatacatgtttcaaaattactattcatttattttggagtaaaacttttttaaacaggAAAAAAATGACCTTTAAGAGCACCTTAAAGAGCAGGGTCCCACTGTGTCTCGGAATTGGACTCCACACAAgttaaatgaactgtatcttttctTCTTGGGCAATAACAGTGGAAATGATTAGTAGCTTTTTTGGAGTCAAGACTTTAAGGTTTGTGTCTATACAGAAATgtacttatataaaaaatataaacctaccctgagaaagcagcatgtttgtgtatgtgagtgtgtgagagagagagtgtgtgtgtgcgtgtgagagagtgtgtgtgtgtgtgtgtgtgtgtgtgtgtgtgtgtgtgtgtgtgtgtgagagagagagagagagtgtgtgtgtgtgtgagagagagagtgtgtgtgagagtgtgcgtgtgtgtgtgtgtgagagagagagtgtgtgtgtgtgtgtgtgtgtgtgtgagagagagagtgtgtgtgtgtgtgtgtgtgtgtgagagtgtgtgtgagtgtgcgtgtgtgtgtgtgagagtgtgtgtgagtgtgcgtgtgtatgtgtgagagagagtgtgtgtgtgagagagagagagtgtgtgtctgtgaaagagagagagagagagtgtgtgtgtgagagagagagtgtgagagaaagagtgtgtgtgtgtgtgagagagtgtgtgtgtgtgtgtgtgtgtgagagagagtgtgtgtgtgtgtgtgtgtgtgtgtgagagagagagagagtgtgtgtgtgtgtgtgtgagagagagagtgtgtgtgtgagagagagagagagagagagagagagtgtgtgtgagagagagagagagagagagagagtgtgtgtgagagagagagagagagagagagagtgtgtgtgagagagagagagagagagagagagagtgtgtgtgtgagagagagagagagagagagagagagtgtgtgtgtgagagagagagagagagagagtgtgtgtgtgtgtgtgtgtgtgtgtgtgagagagagagagagagagagagtgtgtgtgagagagagagagagagagagagagagagtgtgtgtgtgtgtgtgtgtgtgagagagagagagagagagagagagtgtgtgtgagagagagagagagagagagagtgtgtgtgtgagagagagagagagagagagagagagtgtgtgtgtgtgtgtgtgtgtgtgagagagagagagtgtgtgtgtgtgtgtgtgagagagagagaatgtgtgtgtgtgtgtgtgagagagagagagagagtgtgtgtgtgtgagagagtgtgtgtgtgtgtgtgtgtgtgtgtgtgtgtgtgtgtgagagagagagagagtgtgtgtgtgtgtgagagagagagagtgtgtgtgtgtgtgtgtgagagagagaatgtgtgtgtgtgtgtgtgagagagagaatgtgtgtgtatgtgtgtgagagagagagagagagtgtgtgtgtgagagagagagagagagagtgtgtgtgtgagagagagagagagtgtgtgtgtgtgagagagagagagagtgtgtgtgtgtgagagagagagagagtgtgtgtgtgtgtgtgagagagagtgtgtgtgtgtgtgtgtgtgagagagagtgtgtgtgtgtgtgtgtgtgtgtgtgagagagagagagagtgtgtgtgtgtgtgtgtgtgtgtgtgagagagagagagagagagagagagagagagagtgtgtgtgagagagagagagagagtgtgtgtgtgtgagagagagagagagagagagtgtgtgtgtgtgagagagagagagagagagagtgtgtgtgtgtgagagagagagagagagagagagtgtgtgtgtgtgagagagagagagagagtgtgtgagagagagagagagtgtgtgtgagagagagagtgagtgtgtgtgagagagagagtgagtgtgtgtgagagagagagagagagagagagagtgtgtgtgtgagagagagagagagagagagagtgtgtgtgtgtgtgtgtgtgtgtgtgagagagagagtgtgtgtgtgtgtgagagagagagagtgagtgtgtgtgtgtgtgtgtgtgtgagagagagagagtgtgtgtgtgtgtgtgtgtgtgtgagagagagagagtgtgtgtgtgtgtgtgtgtgagagagagagagagagagagagagtgtgtgtgtgtgtgtgtgtgtgagagagagagagtgtgtgtgtgtgtgtgtgtgtgtgtgagagagagagagtgtgtgtgtgagagagagagagagagtgtgtgtgtgtgagagagagagagagtgtgtgtgtgtgtgagagagagagagtgtgtgtgtgtgtgagagagagagagtgtgtgtgtgtgtgtgtgtgtgtgtgagagagagagtgtgtgtgtgtgtgtgtgtgagagagagagaatgtgtgtgtgtgtgagagagagagagagtgtgtgtgtgtgtgagagagagagaatgtgtgtgtgtgtgagagagagagagagtgtgtgtgtgtgagagagagagagagtgtgtgtgtgtgtgtgagagagagagtgtgtgtgtgagagagagagagagtgagagtgtgtgtgagagagagagagagtgagagtgtgtgtgtgagagagagagagagagagtgtgtgtgtgagagagagagagtgagtgagtgagtgagtgagtgtgtgtgtgtgtgtgtgagagagagagagagagagtgtgtgtgtgggtgtgagagagagtgtttgtgtgtgtgtgtgtgtgagagagagagagagagagagtgtgtgtgtgagagagagagagagtgagtgtgtgtgtgtgtgtgtgtgagagagagagagagagagagtgtgtgtgtgagagagagagagagagagagtgtgtgtgtgtgtgtgtgtgagagagagagagtgtgtgtgtgtgtgtgtgagagagtgtgtgtgtgtgtgtgagagagagagagagtgtgtgtgtgtgtgtgtgtgagagagagagagtgtgtgtgtgtgtgtgtgtgagagagagagacagtgtgtgtgtgtgtgtgtgtgtgtgagagagagagagtgagtgagtgagtgagtgtgtgtgtgtgagagagagagagagagtgagtgagtgtgtgggtgtgagagagagtgtttgtgtgtgtgtgtgtgtgtgagagagagagtgtgtgtgtgtgtgtgagagagagagagagtgtgtgtgtgtgtgagagagagagagagtgtgtgtgtgtgtgagagagagagagagagagagagtgtgtgtgtgtgagagagagagagagagagagtgtgtgtgtgtgtgtgtgagagagagtgtgtgtgtgtgtgtgtgtgtgtgagagagagagagtgtgtgtgtgtgtgtgtgtgtgagagagagagagagagtgtgcgtgtgtgtgtgagagagagagagagagagtgtgcgtgtgtgtgagagagagagagagagtgtgcgtgtgtgtgtgagagagagagagagagtgtgcgtgtgtgtgtgtgagagagagagagagagagagtgtgtgtgtgtgtgtgtgtgtgtgagagagagagagagagagagagagagtgtgtgtgtgtgtgagagagagagagagtgtgtgtgtgtgtgtgagagagagagagagtgtgtgtgtgtgtgtgtgtgtgagagagtgtgtgtgtgtgtgtgtgtgtgagagagagagagagtgtgtgtgtgtgtgtgtgtgtgtgagagagagagtgtgtgtgtgtgtgtgtgtgagagagtgagtgtgtgtgtgtgtgtgagagagagtgagtgtgtgtgtgtgtgtgtgtgagagagagtgagtgtgtgtgtgtgtgtgtgtgtgtgtgtgtgagagagagagtgtgtgtgtgtgtgtgtgtgtgagagagtgagtgtgtgtgtgtgtgtgagagagagtgagtgtgtgtgtgtgtgtgtgtgagagagagtgagtgtgtgtgtgtgtgtgagagagagtgagtgtgtgtgtgtgtgtgtgtgtgagagagagtgagtgtgtgtgtgtgtgtatgtgagagagggagagattgtAATGAGGCTGCTGTGTGAGAATTTAAGTTTCAGATATTCTTAAAACCTTCAAACAAATCACAGACACGTGAAACTCTATTCATAATTAAAGAAACACTCCTTTTAAATGACTCACTTCTGATTTCACATGTTTAATCCTGAAGTCTGAAGGGCTGTGTCGACAGCGAGCCAGAGCCGCACGAACAGAGACAAATTCACCAAATCAACTtcattaaattcattaaacaAAATAACTTTTGGCCACTGTGTTTTTTGTGTCGTATGTGTCAAACAATAacacataaataaaacacacactcttACCAGTCACAGGGATGTTTCAATGTTCGATACTGTCAATCAATTTCTGATAATGATGATTG belongs to Myxocyprinus asiaticus isolate MX2 ecotype Aquarium Trade chromosome 43, UBuf_Myxa_2, whole genome shotgun sequence and includes:
- the LOC127433812 gene encoding ankyrin repeat and LEM domain-containing protein 2-like isoform X1, with amino-acid sequence MESVLTRLHSLTPDQLRDEITGAGLKCGPITATTRSIFEKKLARVLLENHTDGSDAPQMHSGSSESSCQELHQPINEQNREEINHDIETTESPDTSSANPSVYYGVCPQPDDPSLKDGTVHVFVNKTKALKALMKMKGARFKAFVSKVDAENFAKGLCEGGSSPEKPNAASVNECLVSLDAVNVEKANEFRSPRTQDLTAKLRKAVEKGDEETFKELVWGNPRYLIGSGDNPTIVQEGCRYNVLHVAAKENQPGITRLILETLENPEFMRLMYPKDQEVMLWQRIRYVLDLYLNTPDKASNETPLHFACMFGCPDVVNVLCSHPYVDKNCKNKYGQKPASVICERKNKNKEVKQKIMEYLEDRFYVPLLRAADNTLHPVIGAPWCPGSLESCDQLHTPVIVDSPKNPVMTIKAFAGPLNSSKAEEFHRLWKTPPRDRAKYFHDILKSDSDQGAERVGRELAHEMGIPWAEYWDFLNCFIDLFTADGLNMLEEYLNRENSLKNARSSTPSNGGPDRTSSSISRSIHNEHLNGSFETTHENSTEGDDPGDIGRFPVCDLMQEFEKVSFSSEHTDNTCDSGLGSQTLSSSDDEWRRCLTEDDECSCSSEEYFTADEDCGDLQDCNSSNKGVLAHSTPWSRGHVSLDHSGSSSSSFQTTHSTPDHIVDPVDLYRREVFIAGNSPTKLDSDVLLALNNVEIDPNSYPSVVKWKSKILSYPSSQRQSWPATSLTIRDTESRSSPSVRPDRLNVSPKFRSPGHFNSEQFVFSSPSRSYRHV
- the LOC127433812 gene encoding ankyrin repeat and LEM domain-containing protein 2-like isoform X2 is translated as MESVLTRLHSLTPDQLRDEITGAGLKCGPITATTRSIFEKKLARVLLENHTDGSDAPQMHSGSSESSCQELHQPINEQNREEINHDIETTESPDTSSANPSVYYGVCPQPDDPSLKDECLVSLDAVNVEKANEFRSPRTQDLTAKLRKAVEKGDEETFKELVWGNPRYLIGSGDNPTIVQEGCRYNVLHVAAKENQPGITRLILETLENPEFMRLMYPKDQEVMLWQRIRYVLDLYLNTPDKASNETPLHFACMFGCPDVVNVLCSHPYVDKNCKNKYGQKPASVICERKNKNKEVKQKIMEYLEDRFYVPLLRAADNTLHPVIGAPWCPGSLESCDQLHTPVIVDSPKNPVMTIKAFAGPLNSSKAEEFHRLWKTPPRDRAKYFHDILKSDSDQGAERVGRELAHEMGIPWAEYWDFLNCFIDLFTADGLNMLEEYLNRENSLKNARSSTPSNGGPDRTSSSISRSIHNEHLNGSFETTHENSTEGDDPGDIGRFPVCDLMQEFEKVSFSSEHTDNTCDSGLGSQTLSSSDDEWRRCLTEDDECSCSSEEYFTADEDCGDLQDCNSSNKGVLAHSTPWSRGHVSLDHSGSSSSSFQTTHSTPDHIVDPVDLYRREVFIAGNSPTKLDSDVLLALNNVEIDPNSYPSVVKWKSKILSYPSSQRQSWPATSLTIRDTESRSSPSVRPDRLNVSPKFRSPGHFNSEQFVFSSPSRSYRHV